A genomic stretch from Terriglobus sp. RCC_193 includes:
- a CDS encoding NuoM family protein, which produces MTLNDLILTLILLTPLAGVAILALLPQRGKSHQWVALIITLLTFVFTLHLPTYFHQAQSVIAPGSRVLNFAFEFDRIWIPSPVIHYHVGVDGLSMWLIVLSGLLAPLGVLASWNSITHRQKLFYSLFLLQQVAIFGVFMSLDLFLFYAFFELALVPMTLLIAIYGRSNNRQKAAMKYFLYNFIPSAILLVGVIWIYAKTGTFQIPHLITLAANHGINGSSAALWLASLAFLVAFAVKIPVFPLHGWLSDAVSEAPTAAVMILAGKVGLYSVLRFSFGIFPEQSHRIAPLMIALGAIGIVYGACVALIQDDLKRLAAFSTLGHLSFITLGIFTFTVNGLDGGMYQILNHGISGGALFLLMGFLYERYGTYDMRELGGIAGKLPWMVTLFVITALSNVGLPMLNSFVGEFLILSGTAGNTLTACPWLWTTIATTGVIFAAAYLLTMIQRVFYANLGSTTAEKPGWDITPREHLALWPLVALFLFMGLSSPTFTRSLDPLGVHYSGYTPAPADSTRKVEAETYSQSLPANTTAVASAIRTGDAR; this is translated from the coding sequence ATGACACTCAACGACCTCATCCTGACGCTGATTCTCCTCACGCCGCTGGCCGGAGTTGCAATCCTTGCACTTCTGCCGCAGCGCGGTAAATCGCACCAATGGGTAGCGCTCATTATCACGCTGCTCACCTTTGTCTTCACGCTGCACCTGCCCACGTACTTCCATCAGGCGCAGTCTGTAATTGCCCCGGGCAGCCGCGTTCTCAACTTCGCCTTCGAATTCGACCGCATCTGGATTCCCTCGCCGGTCATTCACTACCACGTCGGCGTGGACGGTCTTTCCATGTGGCTGATCGTCCTCAGCGGTTTACTTGCACCGCTCGGCGTGCTTGCCTCCTGGAACAGCATCACCCACCGCCAGAAGCTTTTTTACTCGCTGTTCCTGCTGCAGCAGGTCGCCATCTTCGGCGTCTTCATGTCGCTGGACCTCTTCCTGTTCTATGCATTCTTTGAACTGGCGCTGGTCCCCATGACGCTGCTGATCGCCATCTATGGCCGCAGCAATAACCGCCAGAAGGCCGCGATGAAGTACTTCCTGTACAACTTCATCCCCTCGGCCATCCTTCTCGTGGGTGTCATCTGGATCTACGCCAAGACCGGCACTTTCCAGATTCCACACCTGATCACGCTTGCCGCAAATCACGGCATCAACGGCTCATCAGCAGCCCTGTGGTTGGCTTCCCTGGCCTTCCTGGTCGCCTTTGCGGTCAAGATTCCGGTCTTCCCGCTGCACGGCTGGCTCTCTGACGCCGTCAGCGAAGCGCCCACCGCCGCCGTCATGATCCTCGCCGGTAAGGTAGGCCTCTACTCCGTGCTGCGCTTCTCCTTCGGTATCTTTCCGGAACAGTCGCACCGCATCGCTCCGCTGATGATCGCTCTCGGCGCCATCGGCATCGTCTACGGTGCCTGCGTCGCTCTCATCCAGGACGACCTGAAGCGCCTCGCCGCCTTCTCCACCCTCGGCCACCTGTCGTTCATTACGTTGGGCATCTTCACCTTCACCGTGAACGGCCTTGACGGCGGCATGTACCAGATCCTGAATCACGGCATCTCCGGCGGCGCACTCTTCCTGCTGATGGGCTTCCTGTACGAGCGGTACGGCACCTACGACATGCGCGAACTCGGCGGCATCGCCGGCAAGCTCCCGTGGATGGTCACGCTCTTCGTCATCACGGCGCTATCCAACGTCGGTCTGCCCATGCTGAACAGCTTCGTCGGTGAATTCCTCATCCTCTCCGGCACCGCAGGCAACACGTTGACCGCATGTCCGTGGCTCTGGACCACCATCGCCACCACCGGCGTCATCTTCGCCGCGGCATACCTGCTCACCATGATCCAGCGCGTCTTCTACGCAAACCTCGGGTCCACTACCGCGGAAAAGCCCGGCTGGGACATCACGCCGCGCGAACACCTCGCACTGTGGCCGCTGGTCGCGCTGTTCCTCTTCATGGGCCTCTCTTCGCCCACCTTCACCCGTTCGCTTGATCCGCTCGGCGTCCACTACTCCGGCTACACACCCGCTCCCGCGGACTCCACTCGCAAAGTGGAAGCCGAGACCTACTCGCAGAGCCTCCCCGCCAACACCACTGCCGTTGCTTCGGCCATTCGCACAGGAGACGCACGCTAA
- a CDS encoding NADH-quinone oxidoreductase subunit N has product MLESLSNNVLALLPEYVLTLFGVIIMLVEPLLPAGKSRRSLGWFAVLGTLITTGITLWQLHLGIMNAFSDSIRVDAYSVFFQVIICFVVVLSLLSSLDFLDGNNSHAGEYYALTCFASVGMMLMCCSTELLMVFIGLEISSISTYIMAGYRKTEATATESSLKYFLLGSFATAFFLYGIALTFGATGSTNINTVATVITNTNTPMLAIVAVAMIIIGIGFKVSAAPFHVWTPDVYQGAPPPVVGMMSTAPKAAAFAVLLRILFSGYAIFQPRWAILMAVIATLSMCIGNLGALLQRDVKRMLAYSSIAHAGYLICAFTALPTDGIAAAALYSAAYAAMNVGAFTVITLISGYKETVRTGEDYTGMALRHPVLGAALSFFLLSMIGIPFTGGFFAKFYVFTGVLHAGHVNLAIIGLANSGVACYYYLRLIIRLYSTPQPNEPTSGSFTSAGRPATLFTHEDGRRLPGYIALAAAVIATLALGVWPGRFVATARTAAIATAPAGDATQNTVNDPAALR; this is encoded by the coding sequence ATGCTCGAATCGCTCTCCAACAACGTCCTGGCCCTTCTGCCGGAGTATGTCCTCACCCTCTTCGGCGTGATCATCATGCTGGTGGAGCCTCTGCTGCCTGCTGGCAAGTCCCGCCGCTCGCTCGGCTGGTTCGCCGTACTCGGCACACTTATCACCACCGGCATCACGCTCTGGCAGCTCCACCTGGGCATCATGAATGCCTTCAGCGACTCCATCCGCGTGGACGCTTATTCGGTCTTCTTCCAGGTCATCATCTGCTTCGTGGTCGTGCTCTCTCTGCTGTCCTCGCTGGACTTCCTCGATGGCAACAACAGCCATGCGGGCGAATACTACGCACTTACCTGCTTCGCCTCCGTCGGCATGATGCTCATGTGCTGCTCCACAGAGCTGCTCATGGTCTTCATCGGTCTGGAGATTTCGTCCATCTCGACCTACATCATGGCGGGCTACCGCAAGACGGAAGCCACTGCGACCGAAAGCTCGCTGAAGTACTTCCTACTCGGTTCCTTCGCCACGGCGTTCTTCCTGTACGGCATTGCGCTGACCTTCGGTGCCACCGGCTCCACCAACATCAACACGGTCGCCACGGTCATTACCAACACCAACACCCCCATGCTGGCCATCGTCGCCGTTGCCATGATCATCATCGGCATCGGCTTCAAGGTCTCCGCAGCGCCCTTCCACGTCTGGACCCCGGACGTTTATCAGGGAGCACCGCCACCGGTCGTTGGCATGATGTCCACCGCGCCCAAGGCCGCAGCCTTCGCCGTCCTGCTGCGCATCCTCTTCTCGGGCTACGCCATCTTCCAGCCACGCTGGGCCATCCTCATGGCCGTCATCGCGACGCTGTCCATGTGCATCGGCAATCTCGGCGCCCTGCTGCAGCGCGACGTCAAGCGTATGCTGGCATACTCCTCGATTGCACATGCCGGATATCTCATCTGCGCGTTCACGGCGCTGCCCACCGACGGCATTGCAGCGGCCGCGCTGTACTCCGCTGCCTACGCCGCCATGAACGTCGGTGCCTTCACCGTCATCACGCTCATCTCCGGCTATAAGGAAACCGTCCGCACCGGCGAAGACTACACCGGCATGGCGCTCCGCCACCCCGTTCTCGGTGCGGCTCTCAGCTTCTTCCTGCTGTCCATGATCGGTATTCCCTTCACCGGCGGCTTCTTCGCCAAGTTCTACGTGTTCACCGGCGTCCTGCACGCGGGCCACGTGAATCTCGCCATCATTGGTCTCGCCAACTCCGGCGTCGCCTGCTACTACTACCTGCGCCTGATCATCCGCCTGTACAGCACGCCGCAGCCCAACGAACCCACCTCCGGCAGCTTCACCTCCGCAGGCCGCCCGGCAACGCTGTTCACGCACGAAGACGGTCGCCGCCTCCCCGGCTACATCGCACTGGCTGCCGCCGTCATCGCCACCCTGGCGCTCGGCGTATGGCCCGGACGTTTCGTCGCCACCGCACGCACTGCAGCCATTGCAACAGCACCCGCGGGAGACGCCACACAGAACACCGTGAACGATCCCGCTGCCCTGCGCTAA
- a CDS encoding TIGR03435 family protein yields MRSVTRPMLIVLLMVFSFSVTVPAQSNTTSQLPPMPSNAVPSFDVAVIKPSDTSAPHGTGIRNNGRHIVAFNFPIGELIAFSYGLHQKQIVSGTSSILDMPFDLDGVPDIIGRPNLAQSRLMFQKLLVSRFKFAFHYESRELSAYAIQIAKGGPKLTRSTRKAGDSTGFSYNCQIVLTVRNASLADVAKGMQEAFLDKPVVDQTGLQDRYDFDLKWLPDESQSYCPVDVTHSHSESDSPPGLYTAMQEQIGLKLVPTKTSVQVMVIDHIETPSEN; encoded by the coding sequence GTGCGCTCGGTGACAAGACCCATGCTCATCGTCCTTCTCATGGTTTTCTCGTTTTCCGTCACCGTGCCCGCCCAATCAAACACGACGTCGCAGCTTCCACCGATGCCTTCCAATGCAGTTCCATCGTTCGATGTCGCCGTCATTAAGCCAAGCGATACTTCCGCTCCGCATGGCACCGGTATTCGAAACAATGGACGCCATATCGTCGCATTCAATTTTCCTATCGGCGAACTAATCGCCTTTTCGTATGGCCTGCACCAGAAGCAGATCGTTAGTGGCACATCGTCGATTCTTGACATGCCTTTTGACCTGGATGGTGTGCCCGACATCATAGGCCGTCCCAATCTGGCGCAGTCGCGGCTGATGTTTCAGAAGCTGCTCGTCTCTCGTTTCAAGTTCGCGTTCCACTACGAGTCTCGTGAACTTTCGGCCTATGCCATCCAAATTGCCAAAGGTGGTCCAAAACTCACACGAAGCACACGCAAAGCCGGCGATAGCACAGGGTTTTCTTACAACTGCCAGATCGTTCTCACCGTTCGAAATGCTTCCCTTGCAGACGTTGCCAAAGGCATGCAAGAGGCATTTCTGGACAAGCCCGTGGTCGATCAAACTGGTTTGCAGGATCGATACGATTTCGATCTCAAATGGCTACCCGATGAATCGCAGAGCTACTGTCCCGTGGATGTAACGCACTCTCATTCTGAGAGTGACTCGCCGCCGGGTCTTTACACCGCGATGCAAGAGCAGATCGGACTGAAGCTCGTTCCGACCAAGACTTCGGTTCAAGTCATGGTCATTGATCACATCGAAACGCCGTCCGAAAACTAA
- a CDS encoding ABC transporter permease: MAAFADDVRYGIRRLRRSPGFAATALLTLALGIGATTAIFTLIYQVILRSMPVEHPEQIYKVGKEIECCVDGGLQDDWRIFSYDLYRTFRDHVPNAQDMAAVQAGSITVSAHRANETATQPVEVRMISGNYFDVLRVHPYAGRLIHPDDDHEGAAPVAVLSYPVWQTKFHGDPSLVGQTLILTGHPITVVGITADGFMGDRNSADPVGVWIPVTQEPLFSVRNLSKQPASHWMDLLMRVPDASKVPQIQNAMRGTLVQWLLANRDPQSRDTVEQIRKQTTELAPASGGINDLRDDYQKSLTMLQMIAGFVLLIACANLANLMLVRGVARRQELSVRSALGASRSRLIREMLVESVLLAVTGGALGLVVAYVGVKGILALAMRGAEIVPVSASPSLPVLGFALVLSTVTGVLFGIAPALIASRTNPAEALRGANRTTGHSGGMQKTLVILQAALSVALLSTAGLLIMSLNKLESQNFRFETKGRVIAFIDLAAAGYKYEQLDGLYRQVDQAFAGLPGLHDVSYATYGPMAFNNWGTNVAVEGGNPDDKLNVSYTAVSPHFFDAVGQKLMLGRTFTEHDSPTSTHVAVVNQQFVKKVLKGGYPIGKRFGQDRRMSGEFQIVGVVDDSKYGNPSRETRPMFFTPMSQTSDYSNINAPAAVLEQAVKGEQYKHFATNLIARYDGDPSIATATIRRIVGQINPDIAVTRLTTYDDQVSNYFTQQKLVVRLTTIFGTLALLLASIGLYGVTAYGVERRIPEIGVRMALGADRSNVVRLILRGAAIQTAIGVAVGIPLALLAGHFLQSQLYEVKGINVNALLMACGVMIVSALVASAVPAAKAANVEPMEALRME; this comes from the coding sequence ATGGCTGCTTTTGCAGATGATGTGCGTTATGGAATCAGAAGATTGCGGCGTTCGCCGGGATTTGCAGCGACCGCTTTGCTTACGCTGGCATTGGGCATCGGCGCTACTACGGCCATCTTCACGCTGATCTATCAGGTCATTCTTCGTTCCATGCCGGTGGAACATCCGGAACAGATTTACAAGGTGGGGAAAGAGATTGAGTGCTGCGTGGATGGTGGCCTGCAGGATGACTGGCGCATCTTCTCCTACGATCTGTATCGCACCTTCCGCGACCATGTGCCGAATGCGCAGGATATGGCGGCAGTACAGGCCGGGTCGATTACGGTTTCAGCGCATCGTGCGAACGAGACAGCCACGCAGCCGGTAGAAGTCCGGATGATTTCCGGGAATTATTTTGACGTGTTGCGTGTGCATCCGTACGCGGGGCGCCTGATTCATCCCGATGATGATCACGAAGGAGCGGCGCCGGTTGCGGTGTTGAGCTATCCGGTGTGGCAGACGAAGTTTCACGGCGATCCCAGCCTCGTGGGACAGACGCTGATTCTGACGGGGCATCCAATCACCGTGGTCGGCATCACGGCAGACGGATTTATGGGCGACCGTAATTCCGCTGATCCGGTGGGTGTATGGATCCCGGTGACACAGGAACCTCTGTTTTCGGTTCGCAACCTTTCGAAGCAGCCAGCTTCGCACTGGATGGATTTGCTGATGCGTGTTCCGGACGCATCGAAAGTGCCACAGATTCAGAATGCGATGAGAGGGACGCTGGTGCAGTGGCTGCTGGCGAATCGCGATCCTCAGTCGCGCGATACGGTGGAACAGATACGGAAGCAGACCACGGAACTGGCACCCGCGAGTGGTGGCATCAACGACCTGCGCGACGACTATCAGAAGAGCCTGACGATGCTGCAGATGATTGCGGGCTTTGTTCTGCTGATTGCGTGCGCGAACCTGGCGAACCTGATGCTGGTGCGCGGTGTGGCACGGCGTCAGGAGTTGAGTGTGCGATCCGCGCTGGGCGCGAGCCGGAGTCGGCTAATCCGCGAGATGCTGGTGGAGTCTGTCCTGCTGGCAGTGACAGGCGGAGCGCTGGGCCTGGTGGTGGCGTATGTGGGTGTGAAAGGCATCCTGGCGCTGGCCATGCGTGGCGCAGAGATAGTTCCTGTGAGTGCTTCACCTTCTCTGCCGGTACTGGGATTTGCGCTGGTGCTATCGACGGTGACGGGTGTGCTGTTTGGAATTGCGCCGGCGCTGATTGCTTCACGTACAAATCCCGCGGAGGCGCTGCGTGGTGCGAATCGTACTACCGGACATAGCGGCGGCATGCAGAAAACGTTGGTCATATTGCAGGCTGCGTTGTCTGTGGCTCTGTTGAGCACAGCCGGTCTGCTGATCATGAGCCTGAACAAGCTGGAGTCTCAGAACTTCCGCTTTGAAACCAAGGGCAGAGTGATTGCCTTTATCGACCTGGCGGCGGCGGGATACAAGTACGAACAACTCGATGGGCTGTATCGGCAGGTCGATCAGGCGTTCGCAGGGCTTCCGGGTTTGCATGATGTTTCTTACGCGACCTATGGACCGATGGCATTCAACAACTGGGGTACGAATGTTGCGGTGGAAGGCGGCAATCCTGATGACAAGTTGAATGTGAGTTATACCGCGGTGAGTCCTCACTTCTTCGATGCCGTGGGGCAAAAGCTGATGCTGGGCAGGACATTTACGGAACATGATTCCCCCACCAGCACGCATGTGGCTGTGGTGAACCAGCAGTTTGTGAAGAAGGTTCTGAAGGGTGGATATCCGATTGGCAAACGGTTCGGCCAAGACCGCAGAATGAGCGGTGAGTTTCAGATTGTGGGCGTGGTGGACGATTCGAAGTACGGCAATCCTTCGAGGGAGACGCGACCGATGTTCTTCACGCCGATGAGCCAGACGTCGGACTACAGCAATATCAACGCTCCGGCGGCGGTGCTGGAGCAGGCAGTGAAGGGCGAGCAGTACAAACACTTTGCGACGAACCTGATTGCGCGTTACGACGGCGATCCTTCGATCGCGACAGCGACGATACGGCGGATCGTGGGCCAGATCAATCCCGATATCGCGGTGACAAGGCTGACAACGTATGACGACCAGGTGAGTAACTACTTCACGCAGCAGAAGCTGGTAGTGCGGTTGACGACGATCTTTGGGACGCTGGCGCTGTTATTGGCTTCGATTGGGCTGTATGGCGTGACAGCGTATGGTGTGGAGCGTCGGATTCCGGAGATTGGTGTGCGGATGGCACTGGGTGCGGATCGCAGCAATGTGGTTCGGCTGATTCTGCGGGGTGCGGCGATTCAGACGGCGATTGGTGTCGCTGTGGGGATTCCGCTGGCGCTGCTGGCTGGGCATTTTCTGCAATCGCAGCTGTATGAGGTGAAGGGGATCAACGTGAACGCATTGCTGATGGCGTGTGGCGTGATGATCGTGAGTGCGCTGGTGGCGAGTGCGGTGCCCGCGGCAAAGGCGGCAAATGTGGAACCGATGGAGGCGCTTCGGATGGAGTAG
- a CDS encoding phosphatase PAP2 family protein, with protein sequence MASDAVHIFISPAYLRPRDLTWLLPLAGASGAAFATDTHTMRDVVSRNPGFNQTATNVSDGLLYTSIATPIGMYAWGRIKSDERSRETGILGSQALVEAYAVGELVKVATFRERPNVDNARGDFFSSTSKLDSSFVSGHSLIAWSSAAVIAGEYHNPWAQLGVYTAATGVSLTRVLGQQHFPSDVLIGSSVGWLIGHYVYRAHHHVPRTK encoded by the coding sequence ATGGCTTCCGACGCCGTCCATATCTTCATCTCCCCCGCATACCTGCGCCCCCGCGACCTGACATGGCTGCTCCCGCTTGCAGGCGCCTCCGGCGCAGCCTTCGCCACTGACACGCATACCATGCGCGATGTGGTCAGCCGCAACCCAGGCTTCAATCAAACCGCCACCAATGTATCCGACGGTCTGCTGTACACCTCCATCGCCACACCTATAGGCATGTACGCATGGGGCAGGATCAAAAGCGACGAGCGCTCCCGCGAAACAGGCATCCTCGGCTCACAGGCTTTGGTGGAGGCGTATGCCGTGGGTGAACTCGTCAAGGTTGCCACCTTCCGTGAACGCCCAAACGTCGACAACGCAAGAGGCGACTTCTTCTCCTCCACCTCCAAACTGGATTCGTCCTTCGTCTCCGGTCACAGCCTCATCGCATGGTCCTCCGCTGCCGTCATCGCAGGCGAATACCACAATCCCTGGGCACAACTTGGTGTTTACACAGCAGCAACCGGCGTCAGTCTCACCCGCGTGCTGGGCCAGCAACACTTCCCATCCGACGTTCTGATTGGTTCCAGTGTGGGTTGGCTGATCGGCCATTACGTCTATCGCGCTCACCACCATGTTCCTCGCACAAAGTAA
- a CDS encoding ATP synthase F0 subunit C, translated as MKVMKYVFMTLATLLIASPVFAQTGADASSKGLLYIAAGIGMALAAGLCGLAQGKATASAAEAVARNPGARPAIFTFLILGLAFIESLALFTFVIIFLKVQ; from the coding sequence ATGAAGGTTATGAAGTATGTATTTATGACGCTGGCCACGTTGCTGATCGCATCGCCAGTGTTCGCGCAGACGGGTGCTGATGCATCGTCGAAGGGCCTGCTCTACATTGCTGCCGGTATCGGCATGGCTCTGGCTGCTGGTCTTTGCGGCCTGGCACAGGGCAAGGCGACCGCTTCGGCGGCTGAGGCTGTTGCACGCAATCCCGGCGCACGTCCGGCGATCTTCACGTTCCTCATCCTGGGCCTGGCCTTCATTGAATCGCTGGCTCTGTTCACGTTCGTGATCATCTTCCTCAAGGTTCAGTAA
- the atpB gene encoding F0F1 ATP synthase subunit A has protein sequence MPEQLVFTRFLNAHFAGPVDALLRALHVKVVFPEAPISNAVAMEIIVGLLLIAYFVAVRASLSVDKPNGIAHSAEMVHEFVSGQAESIVGHGYEKFVGYLSVLLLFILVMNLLGLIPGLMSPTSNPVVPLGIALVTFIYYHYHGIRSNGAGYIKQFLGPVWWLAPLMFIIEIVSHCARVLSLTVRLYANMFAGDLVTLAFFSLVPIGVPLVFLGLHLGVSIIQAYVFMLLSTIYLSLAVSHEH, from the coding sequence ATGCCGGAACAGCTCGTTTTCACTCGATTTTTGAATGCGCATTTCGCCGGTCCGGTGGATGCGCTGCTGCGTGCTCTGCACGTGAAGGTGGTCTTCCCCGAGGCCCCGATTTCAAACGCAGTCGCGATGGAGATCATCGTTGGTCTGCTGCTGATTGCATACTTTGTGGCGGTTCGGGCAAGCCTGAGCGTGGACAAGCCGAATGGCATTGCTCATTCGGCTGAGATGGTGCACGAGTTTGTCTCCGGACAGGCTGAGAGCATTGTGGGCCACGGCTACGAAAAGTTTGTGGGCTACCTGTCGGTGCTGTTGCTGTTCATCCTGGTGATGAACCTGCTGGGACTGATTCCGGGGCTGATGTCGCCGACGTCGAACCCGGTGGTGCCGCTTGGCATTGCGCTGGTGACATTTATTTACTATCACTACCACGGCATCCGCTCGAACGGCGCTGGCTACATCAAGCAGTTCCTGGGACCGGTGTGGTGGCTGGCTCCGCTGATGTTCATCATCGAGATCGTTTCGCACTGCGCACGTGTGCTTTCGCTGACAGTTCGTCTCTACGCGAACATGTTTGCGGGTGACCTGGTGACGCTGGCGTTCTTCTCGCTGGTGCCGATCGGTGTGCCGCTGGTGTTCCTGGGACTTCACCTTGGCGTGTCGATCATTCAGGCGTATGTGTTCATGCTGCTGTCGACGATTTACCTGAGTCTGGCTGTCAGCCACGAGCACTAG
- a CDS encoding ATPase produces the protein MSGDGNIPGKPKGALGDLVKAETMIQLALALPIGCVVGWLLGSLVDHHYGTRYGGIIGILIGAVGGFIKIFQTAQKYMKDNN, from the coding sequence ATGAGCGGAGACGGCAACATTCCGGGCAAACCGAAGGGCGCGCTGGGCGATCTGGTGAAGGCTGAGACGATGATTCAGCTTGCGCTGGCGCTGCCGATTGGGTGCGTGGTGGGTTGGCTGCTGGGATCGCTGGTGGACCATCACTATGGCACGCGGTATGGCGGCATAATCGGCATTCTGATTGGAGCCGTTGGCGGGTTTATCAAGATTTTCCAGACCGCGCAGAAGTACATGAAGGACAACAACTAA
- a CDS encoding lysine--tRNA ligase has translation MFASDFEERLFKERQEKLDKIAELGAQAGLSRLEATYPNSFAFTHTAPQIIGTYADTTGELLEADKPHVAVAGRVMAHRRQGKAGFAVLQNNGARIQIYVRKDDVGEPAFELYKLLDLGDHIGVTGFLFRTRTGELTVHVESLTFLSKAMVALPDKFHGLTDIELRYRQRYVDLFMDTGEDAAEPPINANETTEPGAPGSPQANLGNRAQRDPLSEGTNFSPSVNDLPGAGAPRLDSETWDSTNPEAIAAATAPMKRLPAREVFVKRAQILKALRTFFDSRGYIEVETPMMQPVAGGAAARPFVTHHNALDLDLFLRIAPELYLKRLVVGGMDRVYEINRNFRNEGISTQHNPEFTMLEFYQAYANYHDLMDLTEEIITFVANEVNGTTLINFPLPKGPDAGKEVQIDLGKWTRLSMKEAIVRFWDDLLGPAPMLSDFASESAFRAWYERFKSDETTPNDKESRDLLFQALAQLKETQKEQNDWEPSASELSDQHARYTKKFQIVLAASEDVPWGKGVSEVFEAVAEQHLIQPTIIYDFPLAVSPLSKVKPNEPDWTERFEFYIGGFEIGNAFSELNDSEDQLARFEDQMAQKNAGDDEANDMDEDYVRALRYGLPPTGGEGIGIDRLTMLLTGSRSIRDVILFPLLRPAKKTQDKEEAK, from the coding sequence TTGTTCGCATCCGACTTTGAAGAGCGCCTGTTCAAAGAGCGCCAGGAAAAACTCGACAAGATCGCCGAATTAGGCGCACAGGCAGGCTTGTCAAGGCTCGAAGCCACCTACCCCAACAGCTTCGCCTTCACCCACACCGCGCCGCAGATCATCGGCACCTACGCCGACACCACCGGCGAACTCCTCGAAGCCGACAAACCACACGTCGCCGTCGCAGGCCGCGTCATGGCTCATCGCCGCCAGGGCAAGGCAGGCTTCGCCGTGCTGCAGAACAACGGCGCTCGCATCCAGATCTACGTCCGCAAAGACGACGTCGGCGAACCCGCCTTCGAGCTCTACAAGCTCCTCGATCTCGGCGACCACATCGGCGTCACCGGCTTCCTCTTCCGCACGCGCACCGGCGAACTCACTGTGCATGTCGAATCGCTGACGTTCCTGTCGAAAGCAATGGTCGCGCTCCCCGACAAGTTCCACGGCCTCACCGACATCGAACTCCGCTACCGCCAGCGCTACGTCGACCTCTTCATGGACACCGGCGAAGACGCCGCCGAGCCTCCAATCAACGCAAACGAAACCACGGAACCGGGTGCCCCAGGTTCGCCGCAAGCTAACCTGGGTAATCGCGCACAGCGCGATCCGCTTTCGGAAGGGACGAACTTCAGCCCGTCCGTCAACGACCTGCCGGGTGCGGGTGCCCCACGTCTCGATTCTGAGACATGGGATTCCACCAACCCCGAAGCCATCGCAGCAGCCACAGCGCCCATGAAGCGCCTCCCCGCCCGCGAAGTCTTCGTCAAGCGCGCCCAGATCCTCAAGGCCCTGCGCACCTTCTTCGATAGCCGCGGCTACATCGAAGTGGAAACACCCATGATGCAGCCTGTAGCGGGCGGCGCAGCAGCACGTCCCTTCGTCACGCATCACAACGCGCTCGACTTAGACCTCTTCCTGCGCATTGCGCCAGAGCTTTATCTGAAGCGCCTCGTCGTCGGCGGCATGGACCGCGTCTACGAGATCAATCGCAACTTCCGCAACGAAGGCATCAGCACCCAGCACAACCCCGAATTCACCATGCTGGAGTTCTACCAGGCCTACGCCAACTACCACGACCTGATGGACCTCACCGAAGAGATCATCACCTTCGTCGCGAACGAAGTGAACGGCACAACGCTCATCAACTTCCCTTTGCCAAAGGGACCCGATGCAGGCAAAGAAGTCCAGATCGACCTCGGCAAGTGGACCCGACTCTCGATGAAGGAAGCCATTGTGCGCTTTTGGGATGATCTTTTAGGTCCAGCACCAATGCTGTCCGATTTTGCATCAGAATCGGCTTTCAGAGCTTGGTACGAACGGTTCAAGTCAGACGAAACAACTCCTAATGATAAAGAGTCGCGCGATCTCCTCTTCCAAGCGTTAGCACAGCTCAAAGAGACGCAAAAAGAGCAGAATGATTGGGAACCTTCCGCATCTGAACTATCTGATCAACATGCTCGTTACACGAAGAAGTTCCAGATTGTCCTCGCAGCATCCGAAGACGTTCCATGGGGTAAAGGTGTATCCGAGGTCTTCGAAGCAGTGGCTGAGCAACACCTCATCCAGCCAACGATCATCTACGACTTCCCCCTAGCCGTCAGCCCGTTGAGCAAGGTGAAACCCAACGAACCAGACTGGACCGAGCGCTTCGAGTTCTACATCGGCGGCTTCGAAATCGGCAACGCCTTCTCCGAGTTGAACGATTCCGAAGACCAGCTCGCGCGTTTCGAAGACCAGATGGCCCAGAAGAACGCAGGTGATGACGAAGCCAACGACATGGACGAGGACTACGTTCGCGCCCTCCGCTACGGCTTGCCGCCCACCGGCGGCGAAGGCATCGGCATTGACCGCCTCACCATGCTCCTCACCGGCTCGCGCTCCATCCGCGATGTCATCCTCTTCCCCCTCCTGCGACCCGCGAAAAAAACGCAGGACAAAGAAGAAGCCAAGTAA